The following proteins are co-located in the Kiritimatiellaceae bacterium genome:
- a CDS encoding outer membrane beta-barrel protein, with translation MPVLIGLIAGQIFAAGERPFKVVNTVRVGYSDNLYRSTSTKEAGSFVTDIIDLSFRAALSDRTDVMVKSQLTLLDDSSGSDFYPNLYMMLNHSVSPRLLLRLSEYYRSGEKSGSDVHQSDKNARYNYFNNRIEGSADYVLTGKDRLSGSLSHDILRHDEAINENDTTTVGAGASWSRELSPQRTYATLNLRQSNVTYDNRPKNSTSVTNGIYTNSVTYLGDSASYDQTDISVGLNHTFNQQWQGSVEVGVANVTPNFSDSISGFGNPTNSSTFVTNKVDNNSQLNPILRMGLVYSPSPRTRLTGDLALSHKASDDTGYGGQDTTELAFGAQHDLTAKLMAKATVRFANTKYDAQDNTTGSKAEKTEDRMDAELRLTYKLNRMHFLEAGVKHSEKSSDADGDWTENRMDVGWRVELN, from the coding sequence ATGCCGGTTCTGATCGGGCTTATTGCGGGGCAGATATTCGCGGCGGGTGAACGTCCGTTCAAAGTGGTTAATACCGTGCGGGTTGGTTATAGCGATAATCTATATCGTTCCACTTCTACTAAAGAGGCTGGATCGTTTGTAACGGATATCATCGATCTTTCGTTTCGTGCGGCGCTGTCAGATCGCACGGATGTGATGGTTAAATCACAGCTCACACTTCTGGATGATAGCAGCGGAAGCGATTTTTATCCCAATCTGTATATGATGCTGAATCACTCTGTTTCCCCGCGTTTGCTATTACGTCTTTCCGAATACTATCGCAGCGGTGAAAAATCCGGGAGTGATGTGCATCAATCCGACAAGAACGCACGCTACAATTATTTTAATAACAGAATCGAAGGCTCTGCTGACTATGTGCTGACCGGAAAAGACCGGCTAAGCGGATCGTTGAGTCATGACATTCTGCGGCACGACGAGGCAATTAATGAGAACGATACGACAACCGTCGGAGCCGGGGCATCGTGGAGCCGGGAGCTTAGTCCGCAACGCACCTATGCGACCCTTAATCTGCGTCAGAGCAACGTCACCTATGACAATCGCCCGAAAAATTCTACGAGTGTTACCAATGGCATTTATACCAATTCCGTTACATATCTGGGTGACAGCGCGTCTTATGATCAAACAGATATATCTGTCGGACTGAATCACACCTTTAACCAGCAGTGGCAGGGGAGTGTGGAGGTTGGTGTGGCCAATGTTACACCAAACTTCTCTGATTCAATATCGGGGTTCGGGAATCCGACAAACTCGTCGACTTTTGTAACGAACAAAGTCGACAACAATTCTCAGCTGAACCCGATACTGAGAATGGGATTGGTTTACAGTCCATCACCTAGAACGCGGCTGACGGGTGATTTGGCTCTCAGTCATAAAGCATCTGATGATACTGGGTATGGCGGGCAGGATACGACGGAATTAGCTTTCGGAGCACAACACGATCTCACTGCCAAGTTGATGGCGAAAGCCACGGTTCGTTTTGCAAATACAAAGTATGATGCACAGGATAATACGACTGGCAGTAAGGCAGAAAAAACCGAGGATCGCATGGATGCGGAACTCCGCCTGACCTATAAGTTGAACCGGATGCATTTCCTTGAAGCAGGTGTGAAGCACAGTGAGAAAAGCAGCGATGCCGACGGCGACTGGACTGAAAACAGAATGGATGTCGGTTGGCGCGTTGAACTGAATTAG
- a CDS encoding ribonuclease HIII, protein MKQNSFTIKLTDEQQEKLAALLRAPHYTPVEVPHTQIAVNTGTCCVNLYNSGKCLVQGKGAEEWITFTLEPEVLGEARLGYDAIHDPESVQPHMGVDESGKGDFFGPMVIASVYTDAKSVEILKELGARDSKKITSDRVALQLASDIRKKLDGKYAVVAIGPEAYNRMYAKIGNVNKLLAWGHARAIENLLEKVPDCPRALSDKFASTVLIERALMEKGKKIKMDQRTKAESDPAVAAASILARAGFLMALRKMEKDFGIETVPKGCSAKVKQIAAELIANKGPGILLKTCKCHFRTTEEVLGMNGYKLSDLPAAS, encoded by the coding sequence ATGAAACAAAACTCCTTCACTATTAAACTCACCGATGAACAGCAGGAAAAACTGGCCGCCCTGCTCCGCGCACCGCACTATACCCCCGTTGAGGTTCCTCACACGCAAATTGCCGTAAACACAGGAACCTGCTGCGTAAATCTCTACAACTCCGGAAAATGTCTCGTTCAGGGCAAAGGTGCCGAAGAGTGGATCACCTTCACCCTTGAACCTGAAGTGCTCGGCGAAGCCCGCCTTGGTTATGACGCAATCCACGACCCTGAAAGTGTTCAGCCTCACATGGGCGTTGACGAGAGCGGCAAAGGCGATTTTTTCGGCCCTATGGTGATCGCCTCGGTTTACACCGATGCCAAAAGCGTTGAAATCCTCAAGGAGCTTGGCGCACGCGACAGTAAAAAAATCACCAGCGACCGCGTTGCCCTGCAACTCGCTTCCGATATCCGGAAAAAGCTCGACGGCAAATACGCCGTCGTCGCCATCGGCCCCGAAGCCTACAACCGCATGTACGCCAAAATCGGCAATGTGAATAAGCTCCTCGCCTGGGGCCACGCCCGCGCCATCGAAAACCTGCTCGAAAAAGTGCCCGACTGCCCGCGCGCCCTTTCCGATAAATTTGCATCGACCGTCCTGATTGAGCGCGCGCTGATGGAAAAAGGTAAAAAAATTAAAATGGATCAGCGCACCAAAGCGGAGTCCGATCCCGCCGTTGCCGCCGCCTCCATTCTGGCCCGCGCCGGATTTTTGATGGCACTGCGCAAAATGGAAAAAGATTTCGGCATTGAAACCGTACCGAAAGGCTGCTCCGCTAAAGTTAAGCAGATTGCGGCTGAACTGATCGCCAACAAAGGCCCCGGCATTCTGCTGAAAACCTGTAAATGCCATTTCAGGACGACGGAAGAAGTGCTTGGCATGAACGGGTATAAACTCAGCGATCTGCCTGCCGCCAGTTAG